One region of Pyramidobacter sp. YE332 genomic DNA includes:
- the pfkA gene encoding 6-phosphofructokinase, which produces MKRIAVLTSGGDAPGMNAAIRAVVRCAAYHDIKCLGVEQGYEGLIDGMFRKIEVRDVGSIIQRGGTVLRTSRSERFLTEEGRKKARQQCDDRNIDGLIVIGGDGSFRGAWELQKMGLPVVGIPATIDNDVNGTDMTIGFDTALNTALDAVRRLRDTAHSHDKLFIVEVMGRHCGFIALQTAVAGGAEFAVLPEIPFDIGALCKKLKASRLSGKNYSLIILAEGVMSGYELQKKLAEQAPGYKATVTVLGHIQRGGAPSSYDATIATRMGAYAVNCLLGGKHGVMAGLVNGHMTPVPLPNTWEIRKRLNPELLELVEELSI; this is translated from the coding sequence ATGAAACGTATTGCAGTGTTGACCAGCGGCGGCGACGCGCCCGGGATGAACGCGGCCATCAGGGCCGTCGTCAGGTGCGCGGCCTATCACGACATAAAATGTCTGGGAGTGGAACAGGGCTATGAGGGACTCATCGACGGCATGTTCCGCAAGATCGAAGTGCGGGACGTGGGGTCGATCATCCAGCGCGGCGGGACGGTGCTGCGAACCTCGCGCAGCGAGCGTTTCCTGACGGAGGAAGGCAGAAAGAAAGCGCGCCAGCAGTGCGACGACCGCAACATCGACGGCCTGATCGTCATCGGCGGCGACGGTTCGTTCCGCGGCGCGTGGGAACTGCAGAAAATGGGGCTGCCCGTCGTGGGGATCCCCGCGACGATCGACAACGACGTCAACGGCACCGACATGACGATCGGCTTCGATACGGCGCTCAATACGGCTCTGGACGCCGTGCGGCGGCTGCGCGATACGGCCCACAGCCATGACAAACTTTTCATCGTCGAAGTGATGGGGCGTCACTGCGGCTTTATCGCGCTTCAGACGGCCGTGGCCGGCGGCGCGGAATTTGCGGTGCTGCCCGAGATCCCCTTCGACATCGGCGCCCTGTGCAAAAAGCTCAAAGCGTCGCGCCTCAGCGGAAAAAATTATTCCCTCATCATCCTTGCGGAAGGCGTCATGTCCGGCTACGAACTGCAAAAAAAGCTTGCCGAACAGGCTCCCGGTTACAAAGCGACCGTAACGGTGCTCGGCCACATCCAGCGCGGCGGAGCGCCGTCCAGCTACGACGCGACGATCGCCACCCGCATGGGCGCTTACGCGGTCAACTGCCTGCTGGGAGGGAAGCACGGCGTCATGGCCGGACTGGTCAACGGGCACATGACGCCGGTCCCTCTGCCGAACACGTGGGAGATAAGAAAGCGACTGAACCCCGAGCTGCTCGAGCTGGTGGAAGAACTCAGCATCTAA
- the hypF gene encoding carbamoyltransferase HypF — protein MLIEKTYSVSGIVQGVGFRPLCVRIARRTGIRGSVANTSDGVLLRLQGTEDAIARYVAELKRDCPDVALIVDIKLLERKDVEQADDDFTILKSVRSLRQRVLLPPDMATCRNCLADIRDPADRRYRYAFTNCTNCGPRFSIVRELPYDRPKTTMSAFPMCPACRQEYADETNRRFHAQPNACPVCGPRLTYCDARGEEIARDEKAFGLAVAALANGRIIAVKGLGGFHLACDATREEPVSLLRRRKRRPRRPFAVMVKNVAVAEKIVKLSAADAKLLTGARAPIILLERNDSNFLAPSVAPGLNRLGVMLPYTPLHHMIMEGFDALVMTSANLSGEPLVSENEEAYRRLAGICDGFLVHNRPIHMKIDDSVLLHHDDGPVLIRRARGYVPNPIIAARELAPVLAAGAEMKATFSFSQDAMIFPSQYLGDMKDMGTAQFYEKALRHFLGLYNFAPERLVTDLHPLYLSTAAAKRAFPQLPALAVQHHYAHMMACLAENRVDSPALGIIMDGTGYGSDGSIWGGEILCGDAKSFERCGHLKEFRLPGGDRAVMEPWRCGLSLLVESCGVSQALELCQTLWPGRTAAARQLLNAWEAFPLTSSCGRLFDGLAAIVLGKESVSYDGEAAMELQALAETHPLPASGSPFDVENGVIDWRPFVAALARTPHDVLFAAGAFHSRLAQALAQCAANVAGQTGIRLVALSGGCWQNGLLLKETLPLLRARGLTPLTHKLLSPNDECLSVGQAYIGGLRRNGS, from the coding sequence ATGCTGATTGAAAAAACATACAGCGTCAGCGGCATCGTCCAGGGCGTCGGCTTCCGCCCGCTGTGCGTAAGGATCGCGCGTCGCACCGGGATCCGCGGCTCCGTGGCGAACACTTCCGACGGCGTCCTGCTCCGTTTGCAGGGGACGGAGGACGCCATCGCCCGATACGTGGCGGAACTGAAACGCGACTGCCCCGACGTGGCGCTGATCGTGGATATCAAGCTGCTCGAACGAAAGGACGTCGAACAGGCCGATGATGATTTTACCATACTCAAAAGCGTGCGTTCGCTTCGGCAGAGAGTCCTGCTTCCGCCCGACATGGCGACGTGCCGGAACTGCCTGGCCGACATCAGGGATCCCGCCGACAGGCGTTACCGTTACGCCTTCACGAACTGCACGAACTGCGGCCCGCGCTTTTCGATCGTCAGAGAACTCCCCTACGACCGGCCCAAGACGACCATGTCGGCCTTTCCGATGTGCCCCGCGTGCCGGCAGGAATACGCCGACGAAACAAACCGCCGCTTTCACGCTCAGCCGAACGCCTGCCCCGTGTGCGGGCCTCGCCTGACATATTGCGACGCTCGGGGAGAAGAGATCGCGCGGGATGAAAAAGCCTTCGGGCTGGCGGTCGCCGCGCTTGCGAACGGCCGAATCATCGCCGTCAAAGGGCTGGGCGGCTTCCATCTGGCCTGCGACGCGACCCGGGAAGAGCCCGTCTCCCTGCTGCGCCGCCGCAAGCGCCGTCCGCGCCGCCCCTTTGCGGTCATGGTCAAAAACGTCGCCGTCGCCGAAAAGATCGTGAAGCTGAGCGCCGCCGACGCAAAGCTGCTGACGGGCGCACGAGCTCCTATTATACTGCTGGAACGGAACGATTCCAACTTTCTCGCCCCGTCGGTCGCGCCCGGCTTGAATCGTCTGGGCGTGATGCTCCCCTATACCCCGCTTCATCACATGATCATGGAAGGATTCGACGCCCTCGTGATGACAAGCGCCAATCTGAGCGGCGAGCCGCTCGTCTCCGAAAACGAGGAGGCGTACCGACGCCTCGCCGGGATCTGCGACGGGTTCCTCGTCCACAACCGCCCGATCCACATGAAGATCGACGATTCCGTCCTGCTCCATCACGACGACGGCCCCGTCCTGATCCGACGGGCGCGCGGCTACGTTCCCAATCCCATTATCGCCGCACGCGAGCTGGCGCCGGTGCTCGCCGCCGGCGCGGAGATGAAAGCGACTTTTTCGTTCAGCCAGGACGCCATGATCTTTCCCAGCCAATACCTCGGCGACATGAAGGACATGGGAACCGCGCAGTTCTACGAAAAAGCCCTGCGGCACTTTCTCGGCCTCTACAACTTCGCCCCCGAGCGGCTCGTCACCGATCTGCATCCGCTTTATCTCTCCACCGCCGCGGCGAAGAGGGCTTTTCCCCAGCTGCCGGCGCTTGCCGTGCAGCACCACTACGCCCACATGATGGCCTGCCTCGCGGAAAACCGCGTCGATTCCCCCGCCCTCGGCATCATCATGGATGGCACGGGATACGGCAGCGACGGCTCGATCTGGGGCGGAGAGATCCTCTGCGGCGACGCGAAAAGCTTCGAACGCTGCGGCCATCTCAAGGAATTCCGTCTGCCCGGAGGCGACCGCGCCGTCATGGAACCCTGGCGCTGCGGCTTGAGCCTGCTGGTGGAAAGCTGCGGCGTTTCCCAGGCTCTTGAACTGTGCCAAACTCTCTGGCCCGGACGGACCGCCGCCGCCCGGCAGCTTCTGAACGCCTGGGAGGCGTTTCCGCTCACAAGTTCCTGTGGACGTCTTTTCGACGGCCTGGCCGCGATCGTGCTGGGAAAAGAATCCGTCAGTTACGACGGCGAAGCGGCCATGGAACTGCAGGCTCTTGCGGAAACGCATCCCCTGCCCGCCAGCGGTTCGCCCTTTGACGTTGAAAACGGCGTCATCGACTGGCGGCCTTTCGTCGCCGCTCTGGCCCGGACTCCGCACGACGTCCTTTTTGCGGCCGGGGCTTTTCATTCCCGCTTGGCGCAGGCGCTGGCCCAGTGCGCCGCGAACGTTGCCGGGCAGACGGGCATCCGCCTGGTCGCCCTTTCCGGTGGCTGCTGGCAGAACGGCCTGCTCTTGAAAGAGACGCTGCCCCTGCTGCGCGCTCGGGGACTGACGCCGCTCACCCATAAACTGCTTTCCCCGAACGACGAGTGCCTCTCCGTCGGTCAGGCCTATATCGGCGGCCTGCGGCGGAACGGAAGTTAG